Proteins encoded within one genomic window of Nitrospirota bacterium:
- a CDS encoding sigma-54-dependent Fis family transcriptional regulator — MKPILVVDDDPQMRDALREAIKRLGFAAVVAENGQDALNKLATTPIALVVTDMKMPKMDGLTFLKEVKKRVGSLPVLVITGFGTVENAVEAMKEGASDYLMKPFSFDTLTRKINSIMEGMNSVKEIITENQRMKKILMLANEVASGDTTVLIYGESGTGKELVARFIHQSSQRKQKQFVGVNCAAIPENLLESELFGHEKGAFTGATDRKLGKFELASGGTILLDEIGEMPLPLQAKLLRVLQEKELDRVGGKQTIPIDTRVIATTNRDLYKESTEGRFREDLYYRLSVFPLHIPPLRERPEDVIALSEYFVKKYASLLGKNVKGIKKEAISIIEKNPWRGNIRELENVIHRAVLLSRTEFIDTDDFLFNDPVAPVTDSDSKGIRAMEKDLIFKTLKEVDGNKTKAAKILGVSVRTIRNKLNEYGKDFPGV; from the coding sequence ATGAAACCCATACTTGTAGTTGATGATGACCCCCAGATGAGGGATGCTCTGAGGGAGGCCATAAAGCGGCTTGGGTTTGCGGCAGTGGTGGCTGAAAACGGCCAGGATGCCCTGAATAAACTTGCAACTACTCCTATTGCGTTGGTTGTGACCGATATGAAGATGCCTAAGATGGACGGCCTTACTTTTCTCAAAGAGGTTAAAAAGCGCGTGGGCAGTCTGCCGGTGCTTGTGATAACTGGCTTTGGTACGGTTGAAAATGCTGTTGAGGCTATGAAAGAAGGGGCATCCGACTACCTCATGAAACCGTTTTCCTTTGACACCCTCACCCGTAAGATAAACTCCATAATGGAGGGAATGAACTCAGTAAAGGAAATAATCACGGAAAACCAGAGGATGAAAAAAATCCTGATGCTTGCTAACGAGGTTGCCTCTGGAGACACAACCGTGTTGATTTACGGCGAAAGCGGCACCGGTAAGGAACTTGTAGCAAGGTTTATTCATCAATCAAGCCAAAGAAAGCAAAAACAGTTTGTTGGTGTAAACTGTGCTGCAATACCGGAAAACCTGCTGGAGTCTGAGCTGTTTGGACACGAAAAGGGGGCATTTACGGGTGCAACGGACAGAAAACTTGGTAAGTTTGAGCTGGCAAGCGGCGGAACCATCCTTTTAGATGAAATAGGGGAGATGCCGCTCCCTCTTCAGGCAAAGTTACTCAGGGTGCTCCAGGAAAAGGAGTTAGACCGGGTCGGAGGTAAACAGACCATTCCTATAGACACAAGAGTAATCGCCACTACCAACAGGGATCTTTACAAGGAAAGCACCGAGGGCAGATTCAGAGAGGACCTCTATTACAGGCTCAGTGTCTTTCCGCTTCATATACCGCCCCTCAGGGAGCGCCCCGAGGATGTGATTGCACTGAGTGAGTATTTTGTTAAGAAATATGCCTCACTGCTTGGCAAAAACGTTAAGGGTATTAAAAAAGAAGCTATCTCTATTATTGAGAAAAACCCGTGGAGAGGAAATATCCGGGAACTTGAAAATGTCATTCACAGGGCAGTGCTGCTTTCCCGCACCGAGTTTATAGATACAGATGATTTCTTATTTAACGACCCTGTTGCTCCTGTGACAGATTCTGACTCAAAAGGGATAAGGGCAATGGAGAAAGACCTAATCTTTAAGACACTAAAAGAAGTTGACGGAAATAAAACCAAGGCTGCTAAGATTCTTGGCGTAAGTGTCAGAACGATACGAAATAAATTAAACGAATATGGGAAAGATTTTCCCGGTGTGTAG
- a CDS encoding MogA/MoaB family molybdenum cofactor biosynthesis protein, with product MFKASVITVSTRGHAGKREDESGPVVSEILKNIGIETVSYKVVPDNKAIIKEKLIELSHISDLIITTGGTGLTPDDVTPDATSEVIEREIPGMAEAMRAEGLKKTDRSMLSRAVVGVYKQTLIINLPGSTKAVRENLAVVTGVIPHALEKIKGSHADCARS from the coding sequence ATGTTTAAGGCATCGGTAATAACTGTTAGCACACGGGGACATGCCGGAAAGCGTGAGGATGAAAGCGGCCCTGTGGTAAGCGAAATTTTAAAAAACATCGGCATAGAGACGGTATCTTATAAAGTTGTGCCCGATAATAAGGCGATAATTAAGGAAAAACTCATTGAGCTTTCCCATATTTCTGATTTGATTATAACAACCGGAGGCACTGGGTTAACTCCGGATGATGTTACGCCTGATGCCACATCTGAAGTAATAGAGCGTGAAATCCCAGGAATGGCAGAGGCAATGAGAGCAGAGGGACTTAAAAAAACCGACAGATCAATGCTCTCACGTGCTGTAGTTGGCGTTTACAAACAGACTCTGATAATTAACCTTCCAGGGAGCACAAAAGCTGTAAGAGAAAACCTTGCCGTAGTAACCGGCGTTATCCCCCATGCTCTTGAAAAAATCAAGGGCAGCCACGCGGACTGCGCCAGAAGTTAG
- a CDS encoding MOSC domain-containing protein — protein MTGKVVSINISPGKGMRKKPVKEAVVRDNFGIEGDAHASSSWHRQVSLLAIESIRKMQALGLDVDSGDFAENITTEGIPLPELKIGTKMLLGSDIEAEVTQIGKECHSHCEIYYQAGDCVMPKEGIFVKILKGGLLRPGDNVIVVTQDTDV, from the coding sequence GTGACAGGCAAAGTGGTGTCAATAAACATAAGCCCTGGCAAGGGAATGCGAAAGAAGCCTGTGAAGGAGGCCGTTGTCAGGGATAATTTTGGAATCGAGGGTGATGCCCATGCCTCCTCGTCGTGGCACAGGCAGGTGAGTCTCCTTGCGATAGAGAGCATACGAAAAATGCAGGCGCTGGGGCTTGATGTTGACAGCGGTGATTTTGCCGAAAACATAACGACTGAGGGAATTCCTCTGCCTGAGCTTAAAATCGGTACAAAAATGCTACTGGGCAGCGATATAGAGGCAGAGGTGACTCAGATTGGCAAGGAATGCCACAGCCACTGTGAGATATACTATCAGGCAGGAGATTGTGTTATGCCTAAAGAGGGGATTTTTGTGAAAATCCTGAAAGGTGGACTGCTAAGACCCGGCGATAACGTTATTGTAGTAACTCAGGACACCGATGTTTAA